Proteins from a genomic interval of Poecilia reticulata strain Guanapo unplaced genomic scaffold, Guppy_female_1.0+MT scaffold_159, whole genome shotgun sequence:
- the LOC103460041 gene encoding zinc finger protein OZF-like — translation MWRQQVKQRLDAAEEQRHEILDAAFSPEHPDVQLMLLVEEDPPEDQSSDADQPDPEAVCIKQEQEELWSSLEEEEEEEEELPPTEDAFPLNIVIVKGENDEDDDEEEEKPLFSHRHQAEDEDLPSSSADQTKAESDEEDGEAAGSSRRLDRRIHRDALISSETEESEEYDRSKRSEADLKPLSGSESGAEDDWTPPGNKTLSCSECNNQFASKRSLQRHMTGHSIIRSLNCNEKRKQKDINSPSKDQPALKYFSCDCGKSFTRRTDLKIHMRIHTGEKPFCCDVCGQRFNQQAHLNQHTRIHTGDKPFCCDVCGKRFSQKAHLNRHTVSHSGEKPFECDVCGQRYSQQANLNKHRRSHTGEKPFGCDLCGQRFSHKESHKIHMRLHSGEKPFGCDVCGQRFSHKESLKIHMRTHTGMKPFACEVCGQRFGYKSNLKIHMRLHTGEKPFSCDFCGQRFIQKGNLDKHTRVHVEGRGVLL, via the exons ATGTGGAGACAGCAGGTCAAACAGCGGCTGGAtgcagcagaggagcagagaCACGAAATACTGGATGCTGCTTTCAGCCCCGAACATCCCG ATGTTCAGCTGATGCTGCTGGTGGAGGAAGATCCTCCTGAAGACCAGAGTTCTGATGCGGACCAGCCGGATCCGGAGGCCGTCTGCATTAAGCAGGAACAGGAGGAGCTGTGGAGCagcctggaggaagaggaggaggaagaggaggagctccCTCCCACTGAAGACGCGTTCCCTTTAAATATAGTCATTGTGAAGGGTGAGAATGACGAAGACGAcgatgaagaagaagagaaacctTTGTTCTCACATCGTCATCAAGCAGAAGATGAAGATCTTCCAAGCAGCTCGGCTGACCAGACGAAGGCAGAAAGTGATGAAGAGGACGGTGAAGCAGCAGGGTCCAGCAGAAGGCTTGACCGCCGCATTCACAGAGACGCCCTGATCTCCTCAGAGACCGAGGAAAGTGAGGAGTACGATAGATCGAAGCGCAGCGAAGCTGACCTGAAGCCCTTATCGGGTTCCGAGTCCGGAGCCGAAGACGACTGGACTCCTCCGGGAAACAAGACCCTGAGCTGCTCCGAGTGCAACAACCAGTTCGCCAGCAAGCGCTCCCTCCAGAGACACATGACGGGTCACTCCATCATTCGCTCTCTGAACTGCAACGAGAAGCGGAAGCAGAAAGACATCAATTCACCCAGTAAAGATCAACCTGCGCTGAAGTATTTCAGTTGTGACTGTGGGAAAAGTTTCACCAGGAGAACCGATCTGAAGATCCACATGAGGATCCACACTGGAGAGAAACCCTTCTGCTGCGACGTCTGTGGTCAGAGGTTCAACCAGCAGGCCCATCTGAACCAGCACACCAGAATCCACACTGGAGACAAACCGTTCTGTTGTGACGTCTGTGGGAAAAGATTCAGCCAGAAGGCGCATCTGAACCGGCACACAGTGAGCCACTCGGGGGAGAAACCCTTTGAGTGCGACGTGTGTGGGCAGCGATACAGCCAACAGGCCAACCTGAACAAGCACAGGAGGAGCCACACTGGGGAGAAACCCTTCGGATGTGATCTGTGCGGACAGCGGTTCAGCCACAAGGAGTCGCACAAAATCCACATGAGGCTGCATTCAGGAGAGAAACCGTTTGGCTGTGATGTTTGTGGACAAAGGTTCAGCCACAAGGAGTCCCTGAAGATCCATATGAGGACACATACAGGCATGAAGCCGTTCGCCTGCGAAGTGTGCGGACAAAGGTTTGGCTACAAGTCCAACTTAAAAATACACATGAGGCTCCACACGGGAGAGAAACCGTTTTCCTGTGATTTTTGTGGACAAAGATTCATCCAGAAAGGAAATCTGGACAAACACACAAGAGTCCATGTTGAAGGGAGGGGCGTCTTACTctga
- the LOC103460040 gene encoding gastrula zinc finger protein XlCGF57.1-like isoform X1 — protein MAPGGGALYPPPHRQEAAPCYRAGPDRTGPSCWSRASGKGAIFKCNPDVHQVLLVKEEPSPDLDQNHPEPVHMKEEEEEPWSSQQGEPLSVKEEADASRSPVIAVLIKSEDDEDEPLISDLRQTEDGELPSSSSAQQNLKAEPEGEEDDEEQPDSGSETEDSDDEWKESRTPESDVSRSLSCSECGQQFNKQRRLQSHMADHSAGTASSSASEVQPPLKLYSCPDCGKCFNRKDYLNKHRKCHTGEKPYGCDVCEQRFRVKSKLNRHMKIHTGEKPFSCEVCEQKFRVKSSLNRHIRVHTGDKPFSCDFCGRNFRNKSTLNNHIRIHAGEKAFICDVCEQKFRLKSTLKSHMRVHTGDKPFICDVCGQRFIGKSALNRHMGIHTGDKPFGCDVCGKRFSENSHLNCHMRIHTGDKPFSCDVCEQRFRFKSNLNRHVKSHTGERPFGCDVCGRRFFQKSALNGHMTIHRRDKPFGCDVCSRRFTAKPALKNHMRIHTGGEPA, from the exons ATGGCGCCTGGAGGCGGGGCGCtatacccccccccccaccgCCAGGAGGCAGCACCCTGCTACAGagccggaccggaccggaccggaccgagCTGCTGGAGTAGAGCCAGTGGAAAAGGGGCAATATTCAAATGTAACCCGg ATGTTCATCAGGTTCTGCTGGTTAAAGAAGAACCGAGTCCtgatctggaccagaaccaccCAGAGCCCGTCcacatgaaggaggaagaggaggagccctggagcagccagcagggggagccgcTCAGCGTGAAGGAGGAGGCTGATGCCTCCAGGTCTCCAGTCATTGCTGTTCTCATAAAgagtgaagatgatgaagacGAACCTCTGATCTCTGATCTTCGTCAAACAGAAGATGGAGAACTGCCaagcagcagctcagctcagcAGAACCTGAAAGCAGAACCTGAGGGAGAGGAAGATGATGAGGAGCAGCCTGACTCAGGGTCTGAAACTGAAGACAGTGATGATGAGTGGAAGGAGAGCAGGACTCCTGAGTCAGACGTCAGCAGATCCCTGAGCTGCTCTGAATGTGGCCAGCAGTTTAACAAGCAGCGCCGCCTTCAGAGTCACATGGCCGATCACTCAGCAGGAACGGCTTCAAGCTCAGCCAGCGAGGTCCAGCCTCCTCTGAAGCTGTATAGTTGTCCTGACTGCGGTAAATGTTTCAACAGGAAAGATTATCTCAACAAACACAGGAAATgccacacaggagagaaaccctACGGGTGTGATGTCTGTGAACAAAGATTTAGAGTTAAGTCTAAATTAAATCGACACATGAAAATTCACACAGGAGAAAAACCATTTAGTTGTGAGGTTTGTGAACAAAAATTTAGAGTTAAATCAAGTTTAAACAGACACATCAGAGTTCACACAGGAGACAAACCTTTTAGCTGTGACTTTTGTGGACGAAACTTTCGTAATAAGTCAACTTTAAACAATCACATCAGAATTCATGCTGgagaaaaagcatttatttgtgATGTTTGCGAACAGAAGTTCAGgttaaaatcaactttaaaaagtcacatgAGAGTCCACACAGGAGACAAACCATTTATTTGTGATGTTTGTGGGCAAAGATTTATCGGAAAGTCTGCTTTAAACCGTCACATGGGAATCCACACAGGGGATAAACCGTTTGGTTGTGATGTCTGTGGGAAAAGATTCAGTGAAAATTCTCATTTAAACTGCcacatgagaatccacacaggCGACAAACCGTTTAGCTGTGATGTTTGTGAGCAAAGATTTCGATTCAAGTCAAATCTAAACAGACACGTGAAAAGTCACACAGGAGAAAGACCTTTTGGATGTGACGTTTGTGGACGAAGATTTTTTCAGAAGTCTGCTTTAAACGGTCACATGACGATCCACAGGCGAGATAAACCATTTGGTTGTGATGTATGTAGTCGAAGATTTACTGCAAAACCTGCCTTAAAAAATCACATGAGGATCCACACTGGAGGAGAACCTGCTTAG
- the LOC103460040 gene encoding gastrula zinc finger protein XlCGF57.1-like isoform X2, whose amino-acid sequence MWRQQVKQRLDAAEEQRHEILDAAFSPEHRLHTADVHQVLLVKEEPSPDLDQNHPEPVHMKEEEEEPWSSQQGEPLSVKEEADASRSPVIAVLIKSEDDEDEPLISDLRQTEDGELPSSSSAQQNLKAEPEGEEDDEEQPDSGSETEDSDDEWKESRTPESDVSRSLSCSECGQQFNKQRRLQSHMADHSAGTASSSASEVQPPLKLYSCPDCGKCFNRKDYLNKHRKCHTGEKPYGCDVCEQRFRVKSKLNRHMKIHTGEKPFSCEVCEQKFRVKSSLNRHIRVHTGDKPFSCDFCGRNFRNKSTLNNHIRIHAGEKAFICDVCEQKFRLKSTLKSHMRVHTGDKPFICDVCGQRFIGKSALNRHMGIHTGDKPFGCDVCGKRFSENSHLNCHMRIHTGDKPFSCDVCEQRFRFKSNLNRHVKSHTGERPFGCDVCGRRFFQKSALNGHMTIHRRDKPFGCDVCSRRFTAKPALKNHMRIHTGGEPA is encoded by the coding sequence ATGTTCATCAGGTTCTGCTGGTTAAAGAAGAACCGAGTCCtgatctggaccagaaccaccCAGAGCCCGTCcacatgaaggaggaagaggaggagccctggagcagccagcagggggagccgcTCAGCGTGAAGGAGGAGGCTGATGCCTCCAGGTCTCCAGTCATTGCTGTTCTCATAAAgagtgaagatgatgaagacGAACCTCTGATCTCTGATCTTCGTCAAACAGAAGATGGAGAACTGCCaagcagcagctcagctcagcAGAACCTGAAAGCAGAACCTGAGGGAGAGGAAGATGATGAGGAGCAGCCTGACTCAGGGTCTGAAACTGAAGACAGTGATGATGAGTGGAAGGAGAGCAGGACTCCTGAGTCAGACGTCAGCAGATCCCTGAGCTGCTCTGAATGTGGCCAGCAGTTTAACAAGCAGCGCCGCCTTCAGAGTCACATGGCCGATCACTCAGCAGGAACGGCTTCAAGCTCAGCCAGCGAGGTCCAGCCTCCTCTGAAGCTGTATAGTTGTCCTGACTGCGGTAAATGTTTCAACAGGAAAGATTATCTCAACAAACACAGGAAATgccacacaggagagaaaccctACGGGTGTGATGTCTGTGAACAAAGATTTAGAGTTAAGTCTAAATTAAATCGACACATGAAAATTCACACAGGAGAAAAACCATTTAGTTGTGAGGTTTGTGAACAAAAATTTAGAGTTAAATCAAGTTTAAACAGACACATCAGAGTTCACACAGGAGACAAACCTTTTAGCTGTGACTTTTGTGGACGAAACTTTCGTAATAAGTCAACTTTAAACAATCACATCAGAATTCATGCTGgagaaaaagcatttatttgtgATGTTTGCGAACAGAAGTTCAGgttaaaatcaactttaaaaagtcacatgAGAGTCCACACAGGAGACAAACCATTTATTTGTGATGTTTGTGGGCAAAGATTTATCGGAAAGTCTGCTTTAAACCGTCACATGGGAATCCACACAGGGGATAAACCGTTTGGTTGTGATGTCTGTGGGAAAAGATTCAGTGAAAATTCTCATTTAAACTGCcacatgagaatccacacaggCGACAAACCGTTTAGCTGTGATGTTTGTGAGCAAAGATTTCGATTCAAGTCAAATCTAAACAGACACGTGAAAAGTCACACAGGAGAAAGACCTTTTGGATGTGACGTTTGTGGACGAAGATTTTTTCAGAAGTCTGCTTTAAACGGTCACATGACGATCCACAGGCGAGATAAACCATTTGGTTGTGATGTATGTAGTCGAAGATTTACTGCAAAACCTGCCTTAAAAAATCACATGAGGATCCACACTGGAGGAGAACCTGCTTAG
- the LOC103460040 gene encoding gastrula zinc finger protein XlCGF57.1-like isoform X3, translated as MKEEEEEPWSSQQGEPLSVKEEADASRSPVIAVLIKSEDDEDEPLISDLRQTEDGELPSSSSAQQNLKAEPEGEEDDEEQPDSGSETEDSDDEWKESRTPESDVSRSLSCSECGQQFNKQRRLQSHMADHSAGTASSSASEVQPPLKLYSCPDCGKCFNRKDYLNKHRKCHTGEKPYGCDVCEQRFRVKSKLNRHMKIHTGEKPFSCEVCEQKFRVKSSLNRHIRVHTGDKPFSCDFCGRNFRNKSTLNNHIRIHAGEKAFICDVCEQKFRLKSTLKSHMRVHTGDKPFICDVCGQRFIGKSALNRHMGIHTGDKPFGCDVCGKRFSENSHLNCHMRIHTGDKPFSCDVCEQRFRFKSNLNRHVKSHTGERPFGCDVCGRRFFQKSALNGHMTIHRRDKPFGCDVCSRRFTAKPALKNHMRIHTGGEPA; from the coding sequence atgaaggaggaagaggaggagccctggagcagccagcagggggagccgcTCAGCGTGAAGGAGGAGGCTGATGCCTCCAGGTCTCCAGTCATTGCTGTTCTCATAAAgagtgaagatgatgaagacGAACCTCTGATCTCTGATCTTCGTCAAACAGAAGATGGAGAACTGCCaagcagcagctcagctcagcAGAACCTGAAAGCAGAACCTGAGGGAGAGGAAGATGATGAGGAGCAGCCTGACTCAGGGTCTGAAACTGAAGACAGTGATGATGAGTGGAAGGAGAGCAGGACTCCTGAGTCAGACGTCAGCAGATCCCTGAGCTGCTCTGAATGTGGCCAGCAGTTTAACAAGCAGCGCCGCCTTCAGAGTCACATGGCCGATCACTCAGCAGGAACGGCTTCAAGCTCAGCCAGCGAGGTCCAGCCTCCTCTGAAGCTGTATAGTTGTCCTGACTGCGGTAAATGTTTCAACAGGAAAGATTATCTCAACAAACACAGGAAATgccacacaggagagaaaccctACGGGTGTGATGTCTGTGAACAAAGATTTAGAGTTAAGTCTAAATTAAATCGACACATGAAAATTCACACAGGAGAAAAACCATTTAGTTGTGAGGTTTGTGAACAAAAATTTAGAGTTAAATCAAGTTTAAACAGACACATCAGAGTTCACACAGGAGACAAACCTTTTAGCTGTGACTTTTGTGGACGAAACTTTCGTAATAAGTCAACTTTAAACAATCACATCAGAATTCATGCTGgagaaaaagcatttatttgtgATGTTTGCGAACAGAAGTTCAGgttaaaatcaactttaaaaagtcacatgAGAGTCCACACAGGAGACAAACCATTTATTTGTGATGTTTGTGGGCAAAGATTTATCGGAAAGTCTGCTTTAAACCGTCACATGGGAATCCACACAGGGGATAAACCGTTTGGTTGTGATGTCTGTGGGAAAAGATTCAGTGAAAATTCTCATTTAAACTGCcacatgagaatccacacaggCGACAAACCGTTTAGCTGTGATGTTTGTGAGCAAAGATTTCGATTCAAGTCAAATCTAAACAGACACGTGAAAAGTCACACAGGAGAAAGACCTTTTGGATGTGACGTTTGTGGACGAAGATTTTTTCAGAAGTCTGCTTTAAACGGTCACATGACGATCCACAGGCGAGATAAACCATTTGGTTGTGATGTATGTAGTCGAAGATTTACTGCAAAACCTGCCTTAAAAAATCACATGAGGATCCACACTGGAGGAGAACCTGCTTAG